From Pusillibacter faecalis, one genomic window encodes:
- a CDS encoding ABC transporter ATP-binding protein codes for MSDYKVEVRGLCKNFGSLEVLKNCNFNINRGEFVCVVGPTGCGKTTFLNTLTCLIPPTSGEILIDGEPADPKKHNLSFVFQEPSAMPWLTVEDNIAFGMKLKGWTKDRIKAQTDKIIELMGLSKSRKQYPHELSVSTEQKVVIGRAFAMEPDLLLMDEPYGQMDIKTRFYLEDEVIRLWRELGSTVLFITHNVEEACYLADRVLILTNKPASVKEDLSLHMPRPRDIASPEFIENRIHVENAIKWW; via the coding sequence ATGAGTGACTATAAAGTTGAGGTGCGAGGCCTCTGCAAAAATTTTGGCTCCCTTGAGGTTTTAAAAAATTGCAATTTCAACATCAACCGGGGAGAGTTCGTCTGTGTGGTGGGACCCACCGGCTGCGGAAAGACCACCTTTCTCAACACGCTGACGTGCCTGATTCCACCTACCTCGGGTGAGATTTTGATTGACGGAGAGCCCGCGGACCCCAAGAAGCACAATTTATCCTTTGTATTTCAGGAGCCCTCCGCCATGCCGTGGCTCACGGTGGAGGACAACATCGCCTTTGGCATGAAGCTCAAGGGCTGGACAAAAGACAGGATCAAGGCGCAGACGGACAAGATCATCGAGCTGATGGGCCTGAGCAAAAGCCGGAAGCAGTACCCCCACGAGTTGTCTGTCAGCACAGAGCAGAAAGTGGTCATCGGCCGCGCATTTGCCATGGAGCCAGACCTGCTGCTGATGGACGAGCCCTATGGCCAAATGGACATCAAGACCCGGTTTTACCTGGAGGACGAGGTGATTCGCCTCTGGCGGGAACTGGGCAGCACGGTTTTGTTTATTACCCACAATGTGGAGGAGGCCTGCTATCTGGCTGACCGTGTGCTGATCCTCACCAACAAGCCCGCCAGTGTCAAGGAGGACTTGTCCCTGCATATGCCGCGGCCCCGGGATATTGCCTCTCCGGAGTTTATTGAAAACCGGATTCACGTGGAAAACGCCATCAAGTGGTGGTGA
- a CDS encoding iron-containing alcohol dehydrogenase, whose amino-acid sequence MGRPFFTVATAAPMDGFASSIAAINVNSLKTTFQAQTPTVILGDTEILKNAPYRMIAAGLGDLLGKFTCLCDWKLSRLINREHYCENIAGLVESCVQNVLKDAGKAKDRDPEVLGKIMEGLVLTGVAMSLYGNSRPASGCEHHMSHYWEMWFEQRGLRPVPHGTQVGVATVLVLKLAEKLRGTKVDFDAARESARSYSPEAWERAIHRAYGPAAEGVIALEEASRKNESAGRLARIDAIQSHWEEITALLAELPGSAEVMELLRSLQSPCLPEEIGVDGRLLRDTLLYAKEVRPRYTLLQMAWDLGVLERLSDDLISNLQHL is encoded by the coding sequence ATGGGCCGGCCCTTTTTCACCGTGGCCACCGCCGCGCCCATGGACGGCTTTGCCTCCTCCATCGCGGCCATCAATGTCAACAGCCTGAAAACCACCTTCCAGGCCCAGACTCCCACCGTCATCCTTGGAGACACCGAGATTTTGAAGAACGCTCCCTACCGCATGATCGCCGCCGGCCTGGGGGACCTTCTGGGAAAGTTCACCTGCCTTTGCGACTGGAAGCTGTCAAGGCTGATCAACCGCGAGCATTACTGCGAAAACATCGCGGGGCTGGTGGAAAGCTGCGTCCAAAACGTTCTGAAAGACGCGGGAAAGGCCAAGGACCGCGATCCGGAGGTCCTTGGCAAGATTATGGAGGGGTTGGTATTAACGGGGGTTGCCATGAGCCTGTATGGGAACTCCAGGCCGGCCTCCGGCTGCGAGCACCATATGTCCCATTACTGGGAGATGTGGTTTGAGCAGCGGGGTCTGCGGCCAGTTCCCCACGGGACTCAGGTGGGCGTGGCCACGGTGCTGGTATTGAAGCTGGCGGAAAAGCTCCGCGGCACGAAGGTGGACTTTGACGCCGCCAGGGAGTCCGCCCGGTCCTATTCCCCGGAGGCATGGGAGCGGGCCATCCACCGTGCATACGGCCCGGCGGCGGAGGGTGTGATTGCCCTGGAGGAGGCGTCGCGGAAGAATGAATCTGCCGGGCGCCTGGCCCGGATCGACGCCATACAGTCCCACTGGGAGGAGATCACGGCTCTGCTGGCGGAGCTGCCTGGCTCCGCCGAGGTGATGGAGCTGCTGCGGTCCCTGCAGTCCCCCTGTCTGCCGGAGGAGATTGGGGTGGACGGGCGGCTTCTCAGAGATACCCTTCTGTACGCCAAGGAGGTCCGCCCGCGCTATACCCTTCTTCAGATGGCCTGGGATCTGGGTGTCCTCGAACGTCTGTCGGACGACCTCATTTCAAATCTCCAACATTTATAA
- a CDS encoding sensor histidine kinase: MEERHHEYLPDLEAAEKAQLPGKLKIFFGYAAGVGKTYAMLEAAHQAKKEGIDTVVGYVERHTRPDTLALLEGLEELPCKEINYRGIHLREFDLDAALRRTPQLILVDELAHSNAPGCRHTKRYQDIEELLRAGMDVYTTVNVQHLESLNDLVSSITGVVVSERIPDRVFDSASQVELVDIEPADLVKRLQSGKVYQERQSKQALDHFFTIENLAALREIAMRRTADRLNRAAVHDGKGQSARAGEHILICLSSAPSNAKVIRTAARMAEAFHSGFTALFVQTPESKELSGANIKRLRSNLRLAEQLGAQISTVYGIDPAVQIAEYARVSGVTKIVMGRVNHRQSPLMKKKSLADRLIELTDLDIYIIPDQQPLYKKPLGRLRRPGPAFSWKDVGKAALVLALSTLICLGFYAAGLRESNIIAVYILGVLATAVWTSGHLYGVVSSVLSVASFNFFFTEPRFTFQATDPSYPITFLIMLLSSVIASSLASRVKTQARLAAQKSYYTELLLENSQKLQQGRGEWECLQLAAEQLNRLFDRPVIYALEKGGAELAFRAEPEDQAKILEGLTTEDLGVAKWVQKNNKHAGATTNTLPDAQWLFLAVRGTRGVMGIVGIPISGYSIPDAFEKNLMVAILNECGLSLERLRLREEKREAALAAQREHLQANLLRAVSHDLRTPLTNISGSAGILMQQESTLDSAARQRLYTGIYDDCSWLINLTENLLTATRIENGGVQMEPELLEDVLKTAVRQVDRRARDHHISVTMKDPMLMARMNAGLILRVIINIVNNAIQYTPAGSQIALSAERKGDMVEVSISDDGPGIPDEAKKHLFDLFYTAGQGRADCQRGLGLGLNLCQTIITQHGGELKVADHKPRGTVFRFTLPAAGER; encoded by the coding sequence GTGGAGGAACGACATCACGAATATCTGCCGGATTTGGAAGCGGCAGAAAAGGCACAGCTGCCTGGGAAGCTGAAGATCTTTTTCGGATATGCGGCAGGCGTCGGCAAAACATATGCCATGTTGGAGGCCGCGCACCAGGCGAAAAAAGAGGGAATTGACACGGTCGTCGGTTATGTGGAACGGCATACGCGTCCTGACACCCTGGCGCTGCTGGAGGGCCTGGAGGAGCTTCCCTGCAAGGAGATCAACTACCGGGGCATCCATCTGCGGGAGTTTGATCTGGACGCCGCGCTGCGGCGGACCCCGCAGCTGATCCTGGTGGATGAGCTGGCCCACAGCAACGCGCCTGGCTGCCGCCACACGAAACGATACCAGGACATTGAGGAGCTGCTGCGCGCGGGCATGGATGTCTACACCACGGTCAACGTGCAGCACTTGGAGTCGCTGAACGACCTGGTGTCCTCCATTACCGGGGTGGTGGTCAGCGAACGGATACCGGACCGGGTGTTTGACTCGGCCAGCCAGGTGGAACTGGTGGATATTGAACCGGCAGACCTGGTGAAGCGGCTTCAATCCGGGAAGGTTTACCAGGAGCGCCAGAGCAAGCAGGCCCTGGATCACTTTTTTACCATTGAGAATCTGGCGGCGCTGCGGGAAATTGCCATGCGCCGGACCGCGGACCGGCTGAACCGTGCGGCGGTGCATGATGGCAAAGGACAAAGTGCCCGGGCCGGGGAGCATATTCTGATCTGCCTCTCCTCCGCTCCCTCCAACGCAAAGGTGATCCGCACAGCCGCCCGGATGGCGGAGGCTTTTCACAGCGGCTTCACCGCCCTGTTCGTGCAGACGCCGGAATCCAAGGAGCTCTCCGGCGCGAATATCAAGCGGCTGAGAAGTAATTTACGGCTGGCGGAACAGCTGGGTGCGCAGATCTCCACCGTATATGGCATTGATCCGGCGGTACAGATTGCCGAGTACGCCCGCGTCAGCGGCGTGACCAAAATTGTGATGGGGCGCGTCAATCACCGGCAAAGCCCGCTTATGAAGAAAAAAAGTCTTGCCGACCGGTTGATTGAGCTGACGGACCTGGATATTTACATCATTCCCGACCAGCAGCCGCTCTATAAAAAGCCGCTGGGAAGGCTCCGGAGGCCGGGGCCGGCCTTTTCCTGGAAGGACGTGGGGAAGGCGGCGTTGGTTTTGGCGCTGTCGACGCTGATCTGCCTTGGCTTTTATGCGGCGGGCCTCCGGGAATCCAACATCATCGCGGTCTATATCCTGGGCGTGCTGGCGACAGCTGTGTGGACCAGCGGGCACCTGTATGGGGTGGTCAGCTCTGTTTTAAGCGTGGCGTCCTTTAACTTTTTCTTCACGGAGCCCCGCTTTACCTTCCAAGCCACGGACCCCAGCTACCCGATTACCTTCCTCATCATGCTGCTCTCCAGCGTGATTGCCAGCTCTCTTGCAAGCCGGGTCAAGACGCAGGCGAGGCTTGCGGCGCAGAAAAGCTACTATACGGAGCTGCTGCTGGAGAACAGCCAAAAGCTCCAGCAGGGGCGCGGCGAGTGGGAGTGCCTGCAGCTGGCCGCAGAGCAGCTGAATCGGCTCTTTGACCGGCCGGTTATCTACGCCCTGGAAAAGGGGGGCGCGGAGCTGGCGTTCCGCGCCGAGCCGGAGGATCAGGCCAAGATCCTGGAGGGGCTGACGACAGAGGATCTGGGCGTCGCCAAATGGGTACAGAAGAACAACAAGCACGCCGGAGCCACCACCAACACCCTGCCGGATGCACAGTGGCTGTTTTTGGCTGTGCGTGGAACGCGGGGAGTTATGGGGATTGTGGGAATTCCCATCTCCGGTTATTCCATTCCGGATGCATTTGAAAAAAATCTGATGGTTGCGATCCTGAACGAATGCGGGCTGAGTCTGGAGCGCTTGCGCTTGCGGGAGGAAAAGCGGGAGGCGGCCCTGGCGGCGCAAAGAGAACACCTGCAGGCCAATCTGCTCCGGGCTGTCAGCCACGATCTGCGCACGCCGCTGACCAACATCAGCGGCAGCGCCGGGATTCTGATGCAGCAGGAGAGTACGCTGGACAGCGCCGCCCGGCAGCGGCTTTATACGGGGATTTATGATGACTGCAGCTGGCTGATCAACCTGACGGAAAATCTGCTGACCGCCACCAGGATTGAAAATGGAGGCGTGCAGATGGAGCCGGAACTGCTGGAGGATGTGCTGAAAACGGCGGTCAGGCAGGTGGACCGAAGGGCGAGAGACCACCATATCTCTGTGACGATGAAAGACCCGATGCTGATGGCACGGATGAACGCCGGATTGATTCTGCGGGTCATCATCAACATTGTCAACAACGCCATCCAATATACGCCGGCAGGATCACAGATCGCTCTGAGCGCGGAGCGGAAGGGGGACATGGTGGAAGTCTCCATCTCAGATGACGGCCCCGGAATCCCAGATGAGGCGAAAAAGCACCTGTTCGACCTGTTTTACACGGCAGGACAAGGCAGGGCGGACTGTCAAAGGGGCCTGGGTCTGGGCTTGAACCTGTGCCAAACCATCATCACCCAACACGGTGGTGAGCTGAAAGTCGCAGACCACAAGCCCAGGGGCACGGTGTTCCGGTTCACCCTGCCGGCCGCCGGCGAGCGGTGA
- the kdpF gene encoding K(+)-transporting ATPase subunit F: MIVLGVMVLLLGGYLVYALAHPEQF; this comes from the coding sequence ATGATTGTACTGGGAGTTATGGTCCTGCTGCTGGGCGGGTATTTGGTATACGCTCTGGCCCATCCGGAGCAATTCTAA
- a CDS encoding potassium-transporting ATPase subunit KdpA, whose product MLQLALTILIYLIIVIPVGRYMYHIAAEKHTLGDPVFDRVDGVIYRLGGVNPHKGMNWKQYALALVGTNGVMVAIGYLILRIQSLPFFNPNGIGNMEPTLAFNTIISFMTNTNLQHYSGESGLSYLSQMLVIIFMMFVSAASGYAACIAFIRGLAGKSTENVGNFFVDLVRITTRILIPFSLVGGLLLVWQGVPQNFEGNVVVKTLEGTFQVIAMGPIAALEIIKHLGTNGGGFLGANSTTPLENPTILSNLIELYSMMLLPGACVITFGKMVRDRRHKDDDDDDDGKGGVSGGVMHSSRADSQRGPRLGEHSLTASIYGREGRSIFAAMGIIFLVGLSVCYWAELQGNPALANIGLSQSMGSMEGKEVRFGIAQSAMFTTTTTSFTTGTVNNMHDTLTPLGGMIPLLHMMLNVVFGGKGVGLMNMIMYAILAVFICGLMVGRTPEYLGKKIEGREMKLTALCIIIHPFLILAFSALAVATDAGRAGITNPGFHGLSQVLYEYASSAANNGSGFEGLADNSYFWNITAGLAMFFGRYLSIVIQLAIAGSLMKKRFVNESAGTLRTSTFSFAVILVFVVYIFAALTFFPALALGPIAEHLTLWG is encoded by the coding sequence ATGTTGCAACTGGCACTGACAATCCTCATTTATTTGATCATTGTCATTCCGGTAGGGCGGTATATGTATCACATTGCCGCGGAAAAGCACACGCTGGGCGATCCGGTCTTTGACCGGGTGGACGGTGTGATCTACCGGCTGGGGGGAGTGAATCCCCATAAGGGCATGAACTGGAAACAGTATGCGCTGGCCCTGGTGGGAACCAACGGCGTGATGGTGGCGATTGGCTACCTGATCCTGCGCATTCAGAGCCTTCCGTTTTTTAACCCCAACGGAATCGGGAACATGGAGCCGACGCTGGCGTTCAATACCATCATCAGCTTCATGACCAACACCAACCTGCAGCACTACTCTGGGGAGAGCGGCCTGAGCTATCTCTCTCAGATGCTGGTCATTATTTTCATGATGTTTGTGTCCGCGGCCAGCGGATACGCGGCGTGCATCGCCTTTATCCGGGGCCTTGCGGGAAAGAGCACCGAGAATGTCGGCAATTTCTTTGTGGACCTGGTGCGGATCACCACCCGCATCCTGATCCCCTTCTCCCTGGTGGGCGGATTGCTGCTGGTATGGCAGGGCGTGCCCCAGAATTTTGAGGGCAACGTGGTGGTGAAGACCCTGGAGGGCACCTTCCAGGTGATTGCCATGGGTCCCATCGCGGCGCTGGAAATTATCAAACACCTGGGCACCAACGGCGGCGGCTTCCTGGGAGCAAACTCCACCACACCCTTGGAAAACCCCACGATTCTCTCCAACCTGATCGAGCTTTACTCCATGATGCTGCTGCCTGGCGCCTGTGTCATCACCTTCGGCAAGATGGTGCGCGACCGCAGGCACAAGGACGATGACGACGATGACGACGGCAAGGGCGGCGTGTCCGGCGGCGTCATGCACAGCAGCCGTGCGGATTCTCAGCGCGGACCCCGCCTGGGAGAGCACAGCCTGACCGCCTCCATCTACGGCCGGGAGGGCCGGAGTATCTTTGCGGCCATGGGCATCATCTTCCTGGTCGGCCTGAGCGTTTGCTACTGGGCCGAGCTGCAGGGCAACCCCGCCCTGGCGAACATCGGCCTGAGCCAGTCCATGGGCAGCATGGAGGGCAAGGAGGTCCGCTTTGGCATTGCCCAGTCCGCCATGTTCACCACGACAACAACCTCCTTTACCACCGGCACGGTCAACAACATGCACGATACTCTCACGCCTCTTGGCGGCATGATTCCGCTGCTGCACATGATGCTCAACGTGGTGTTTGGCGGCAAGGGCGTGGGACTGATGAACATGATTATGTACGCCATTCTCGCGGTGTTTATCTGCGGACTGATGGTGGGCCGCACGCCGGAGTATCTGGGCAAGAAGATTGAAGGCCGTGAGATGAAGCTCACCGCTCTTTGCATCATCATTCATCCCTTCTTGATTCTGGCGTTCTCTGCACTGGCGGTGGCCACAGATGCCGGACGCGCCGGCATCACAAACCCGGGCTTCCACGGCCTGAGCCAGGTGCTCTACGAGTATGCCTCTTCCGCAGCCAACAACGGCTCCGGCTTTGAGGGATTGGCGGATAACTCCTATTTCTGGAACATTACGGCAGGTCTTGCCATGTTCTTTGGCCGCTATCTCTCCATTGTGATTCAGCTGGCCATTGCCGGGTCCTTGATGAAGAAGCGGTTTGTCAATGAATCCGCCGGCACGCTGCGCACGAGCACGTTCTCGTTTGCGGTCATCCTGGTATTCGTGGTCTATATCTTTGCAGCGCTGACCTTCTTCCCCGCGCTGGCACTGGGCCCCATTGCAGAACATCTGACTCTTTGGGGCTGA
- the kdpB gene encoding potassium-transporting ATPase subunit KdpB, protein MSKKQKLLTPEILNQAFLGSFKKLDPRYMIKNPVMFVVEVGFVITLILAIFPGLFGEADSGLRTYNLVVSIILLITVLFANFAESVAEGRGKAQAASLKKTQKDTEAHRLDENGEETIVPSSELKKGDIVMVVAGEIIPGDGEVIEGIASVDESAITGESAPVVRESGGDFCSVTGGTTVVSDWLKIRITSEPGNSFLDRMIALVEGASRKKTPNEIALTTLLISLTIIFLIVIVTLYPIGVYSGVSLPTSTLIALMVCLIPTTIGGLLSAIGIAGMDRVTRFNVIAMSGKAVEACGDVDTMILDKTGTITYGNRLAADFFPVEGANRSDLIRCAALTSLHDETPEGKSTLELARRLGDNSVEQEGSAFLEFTAQTRMSGVDLPDGTKVRKGASDAIEEYVKKAGGKIPADLHTHVEKVSSLGGTPLVVCENNRVLGVIYLKDTVKPGMVERFQRLRAIGIKTIMCTGDNPLTAATIAKEAGVDGFVAECKPEDKIALIKKEQSEGKIVAMTGDGTNDAPALAQANVGLAMNSGTTAAKEAANMVDLDSDPTKILEVVEIGKQLLITRGSLTTFSIANDIAKYFAIIPAMFMQAIPALAVLNIMDLTTPYSAILSALIFNAIIIPCLIPLAMKGVKYRPMSSGKMLARNMMIYGVGGVIAPFAGIKIIDMIIAPLLLAMGF, encoded by the coding sequence ATGAGCAAAAAGCAAAAACTGCTGACGCCTGAAATTTTAAACCAGGCATTCCTTGGTTCTTTTAAAAAGCTGGACCCCCGCTACATGATCAAAAACCCGGTCATGTTTGTAGTCGAGGTGGGCTTTGTTATCACTTTGATTCTGGCAATTTTTCCGGGCCTCTTTGGTGAGGCAGACAGCGGCCTTCGTACTTATAATTTGGTGGTCTCCATCATTCTGCTGATTACGGTGCTGTTTGCCAACTTTGCCGAGTCCGTGGCGGAGGGCCGGGGCAAGGCCCAGGCCGCGAGCCTCAAAAAGACCCAAAAGGACACGGAGGCCCACCGCCTGGATGAGAACGGCGAGGAGACCATCGTTCCCTCCAGCGAGCTGAAAAAGGGCGATATCGTCATGGTGGTTGCCGGTGAGATCATTCCCGGCGACGGCGAGGTGATCGAGGGCATCGCCTCGGTGGATGAATCCGCCATCACCGGCGAATCCGCACCTGTTGTGCGGGAGAGCGGCGGAGATTTTTGCTCCGTCACCGGCGGCACCACAGTGGTGTCCGACTGGCTCAAAATCCGGATCACCTCAGAGCCAGGCAACAGCTTTCTGGACCGGATGATCGCCCTGGTGGAGGGCGCCTCCCGGAAAAAGACCCCCAACGAGATCGCGCTGACCACCCTGCTGATTTCCTTGACCATCATTTTCCTGATCGTCATTGTCACCTTGTATCCCATTGGCGTTTATTCCGGAGTGTCCCTGCCCACCTCTACCCTGATCGCACTGATGGTCTGCCTGATTCCAACCACCATCGGCGGACTGCTCTCGGCCATCGGCATCGCCGGCATGGACCGTGTGACGCGGTTTAATGTGATCGCCATGTCCGGCAAGGCCGTGGAGGCCTGCGGCGACGTGGACACCATGATTTTGGATAAAACCGGAACCATTACCTACGGCAACCGGCTGGCTGCGGATTTCTTTCCGGTGGAGGGGGCAAACCGTAGCGACCTCATTCGCTGCGCCGCGCTGACCAGTCTGCATGACGAAACACCCGAGGGCAAATCCACCCTGGAGCTGGCCCGCCGGCTGGGGGACAACAGTGTGGAGCAGGAGGGGTCTGCCTTCCTGGAATTCACGGCCCAGACGCGGATGAGCGGCGTGGACCTGCCAGACGGCACCAAGGTCCGCAAGGGAGCGTCCGACGCGATTGAAGAGTATGTGAAAAAGGCAGGGGGCAAGATTCCCGCAGATCTCCATACCCACGTGGAAAAGGTTTCGTCCCTGGGCGGCACCCCTCTGGTGGTGTGTGAAAATAACCGGGTGCTGGGTGTGATTTACCTCAAGGATACCGTGAAGCCGGGCATGGTGGAGCGGTTCCAGCGCCTGCGGGCCATCGGCATCAAGACCATCATGTGCACCGGTGACAACCCCCTCACCGCCGCCACCATTGCCAAGGAGGCCGGCGTGGACGGCTTTGTGGCGGAGTGCAAGCCAGAGGACAAGATTGCCCTGATCAAGAAGGAGCAGTCTGAGGGCAAGATCGTGGCCATGACCGGCGACGGCACCAATGACGCCCCCGCTCTGGCTCAGGCCAACGTGGGCCTTGCCATGAACTCCGGCACCACCGCCGCCAAGGAAGCGGCCAACATGGTGGACCTGGACTCGGACCCCACCAAGATTCTGGAGGTGGTGGAGATCGGCAAGCAGCTGCTCATTACCCGCGGCTCTCTGACTACCTTCTCCATCGCAAACGATATCGCCAAATACTTCGCCATCATCCCCGCCATGTTCATGCAGGCCATTCCCGCGTTGGCGGTCTTGAATATCATGGATTTGACCACGCCGTACAGCGCGATCCTGTCCGCCCTGATTTTCAACGCCATCATCATTCCCTGCCTGATCCCCCTTGCGATGAAGGGCGTGAAGTATCGTCCCATGTCCTCTGGCAAGATGCTGGCAAGAAACATGATGATCTACGGTGTGGGTGGCGTCATCGCACCCTTTGCCGGAATCAAGATCATTGACATGATCATTGCTCCCCTGCTGCTGGCAATGGGCTTCTAA
- the kdpC gene encoding potassium-transporting ATPase subunit KdpC: MNDTTKTNRFSHSLRQAVMVTLVLLFLCGFLFPVVLSGLSAVIFPSQANGSLVTADGEAVGAANVGQDFTEPYFMKCRPSAYNYNTYYEDADGNQFYNDGSEFAGLSSGSNNYAASNPALTERVEADIEEFLAANPGVAREEIPTDLMTASGSGLDPHVSPASAAIQIPALAEASGLSEETLEQIVADHTTGKLLGIFGEETVNVLGVNLDIALEMGLISETGR, translated from the coding sequence ATGAACGATACAACGAAAACGAATCGGTTTTCCCACTCTTTGCGGCAGGCTGTTATGGTGACACTGGTGCTGCTGTTTCTGTGCGGGTTTTTATTCCCCGTGGTGCTGAGCGGCCTCTCCGCTGTGATCTTCCCCAGCCAGGCAAACGGCAGCCTTGTCACCGCCGACGGCGAGGCGGTCGGCGCGGCCAATGTGGGCCAAGACTTCACGGAGCCTTACTTTATGAAGTGCCGTCCCTCCGCATACAACTACAATACCTATTATGAGGATGCAGACGGCAACCAGTTCTACAACGATGGCAGTGAGTTCGCGGGCCTTAGCTCCGGCTCCAACAACTACGCGGCGTCCAACCCGGCTCTGACGGAGCGGGTAGAGGCTGATATTGAGGAGTTCTTGGCCGCCAATCCAGGGGTTGCCCGGGAGGAGATTCCCACGGACCTGATGACCGCCTCCGGTTCCGGCCTGGACCCCCATGTTTCCCCCGCGTCTGCCGCAATTCAGATTCCGGCCCTGGCGGAGGCTTCCGGATTGAGCGAGGAGACGCTGGAGCAGATTGTGGCCGACCACACCACCGGCAAACTGCTGGGGATCTTCGGTGAAGAGACGGTGAACGTGCTGGGTGTGAACCTGGATATCGCCCTGGAGATGGGCCTGATCTCTGAAACGGGCCGGTAA
- a CDS encoding TrkH family potassium uptake protein, with translation MWPIRANRHTTSLRAMILGFLLVILAGSVLLMLPISTREGVRTPFLETLFTSTSAVCVTGLVIHDTATYWSAFGQLVILLLIQIGGLGVVTVAGAFAILSGRRIGLMQRSTMQEAIAAPKVGGIVRLTGFILKAALVMELAGTALLLPTFSREFGFFQGAWYALFHAVSAFCNAGFDLMGIKAPFSSLTDYAAHPVVNITIMLLIILGGIGFLTWDDIRTNRLRLRKYRMQSKVILTVTLALILIPAVYFFFCEFSWAPMKERVLLSLFQAVTPRTAGFNTADLTAMSETGQAITTLLMLIGGSPGSTAGGMKTTTLAVLLASALAVFRQRENPQFFGRRVSHETVLQASTILMMYLALFLGGGLVISGVEDLPVLSCLFETASAVGTVGLSLGLTPELGALSHLILIVLMFFGRVGGLTLIFAALSKTQTGGAKLPQERITVG, from the coding sequence ATGTGGCCGATTCGGGCAAACAGACATACAACTTCCCTGCGGGCCATGATACTGGGCTTCCTGCTGGTCATCCTGGCAGGCAGCGTGCTGCTGATGCTGCCGATTTCCACCAGAGAGGGCGTGAGGACGCCGTTTCTGGAGACACTGTTTACATCCACCTCCGCCGTTTGCGTGACGGGCCTTGTCATTCATGACACGGCAACCTACTGGTCGGCGTTCGGACAGCTGGTCATTTTGCTGCTGATCCAGATCGGAGGCTTGGGCGTGGTGACGGTGGCGGGAGCCTTTGCAATTCTCTCCGGCCGCAGGATCGGACTGATGCAGCGCAGCACCATGCAGGAGGCGATTGCGGCACCCAAGGTGGGCGGCATCGTCCGGCTGACGGGTTTTATCTTGAAAGCGGCGCTGGTGATGGAGCTGGCGGGTACGGCGCTTTTGCTTCCGACTTTTTCCAGGGAATTTGGCTTTTTCCAGGGCGCTTGGTACGCGCTGTTTCACGCGGTATCGGCATTTTGCAATGCAGGCTTTGATTTGATGGGAATCAAGGCCCCCTTTTCATCTCTCACGGATTACGCGGCGCATCCGGTGGTCAACATCACCATCATGCTGCTGATTATCCTGGGGGGCATTGGGTTTCTCACCTGGGACGACATCCGGACCAATCGTCTGCGTCTGCGGAAATACCGGATGCAGAGCAAAGTCATTTTGACAGTGACCCTGGCGCTCATTCTGATTCCGGCGGTTTATTTTTTCTTTTGTGAGTTTTCCTGGGCTCCCATGAAGGAACGGGTGCTCCTCTCCCTGTTCCAAGCGGTGACACCGAGAACAGCGGGCTTTAATACTGCGGACCTCACAGCCATGAGCGAGACCGGGCAGGCCATCACCACCCTATTGATGCTGATCGGCGGCTCTCCAGGCTCCACCGCCGGCGGTATGAAGACCACCACGCTGGCGGTGCTGCTGGCCAGCGCCCTGGCGGTCTTTCGGCAAAGGGAGAATCCGCAGTTTTTTGGGCGGAGGGTCTCCCATGAAACCGTACTTCAGGCATCCACCATTCTCATGATGTATCTGGCGCTGTTTTTGGGGGGAGGGCTGGTGATCAGCGGCGTGGAGGACCTCCCCGTGCTCTCGTGCCTGTTTGAGACGGCCTCCGCCGTGGGGACGGTGGGGTTATCCCTGGGGCTTACGCCGGAATTGGGAGCGCTCTCCCATCTGATTTTGATTGTTCTGATGTTTTTCGGTCGGGTTGGTGGGCTCACTCTGATTTTTGCGGCTCTGTCCAAAACACAGACCGGAGGAGCCAAGCTGCCCCAGGAGAGAATTACCGTTGGATGA